DNA from Chelonia mydas isolate rCheMyd1 chromosome 3, rCheMyd1.pri.v2, whole genome shotgun sequence:
TGCATGTTGTACCCTAACCTAGGGGCTGGCTCAAGTAGGAGGTAACAGCCCACTATTGCTGCCAGCTGATGGGAGTTACTTCTTTAGCTCAGCTGCAGCCCAGTCCCCTGGAACCTCCGGCCCCCACTGCCCTCGTGTTGGTGACGTCATGCCCCAAATGCCCGACTCGGCTGGCTGGCCTCTCCCACCCATCGGCTGTGGGGTCACAGGTGTAAAGGGCTGGGCCCCGGCCCCCCAGCTTGTTGATGGTGAAAGGAGCAAAGCAAGTTGAACTCCCCCGACAGGGTTGAGAAACAGACCTGGACTGTCTCCAGGGCCCCATGGCCCCTCCATTGCGTGGGGCTGGGGAGTAAGAGGAGCTGGGCTCCAGGGGGCAGGTGTTTTGCTCAGGGCAGGGTGGCAGCGTGCAAGAACTCTGGGTTGGGGGGAAGTGTGCGAGGGCTCTGGGTTCAGGGGGCAGTGTGCGAGGGCTCTGGGTTCGGGGGGCAGCGTGCGAAGGCTCTGGGTTCTGGGGGCAGCGTGCAAGGACTCTGGGTTCAGGGGGCAGAGTgcgagggctctgggttggggggcagagtgcGAGGGCTCTGGGTTCAGGGGCAGTGTgcgagggctctgggttgggggggcagcGTGCAAGGACTCTGTATTCAGGGGGCAGCGTgcgagggctctgggttggggggcagagtgcGAGGGCTCTGGGTTCAGGGGCAGCGTgcgagggctctgggttgggggggcagcaCGAGGACGTGGAGCCCTGCCTGAGTCACGCCAGCTGGGACCGGCCGAGCTCGTCAAACCCCTGCGTGTGGGCTCAGCTCCAGCCGGCGCCTGACTCCTGTCTCCCCGCCCCGCAGGTACGATTCCCAGGAGCTGATGCAAAACTCCAGCTTCTGCCTGGTGCCGCGGGGCCGGCGCTTGGGGTCCTTCCGGTTCCTTGAAGCTCTCCAGGTAAGCCAGGCCCCGTGCCAGGCCTCCTCCTCTGCCCGACACCCCTGGGCTGCTCCCCCGCCCCGGTGCCCAGCCACGTGGCGTCCAGCAAAGCATGGCGCCGTCTGGCCCGGCTGCTGTGTGTGCCCGCCGCAGGACGGACAGACGGACGCACACCCCTGCCTGGCTCACCCCGCCCTGTCCCCCCTTCGCAGGCCGCCTGCATCCCCGTGCTTCTGAGCAACGGCTGGGAGCTGCCCTTCTCCGAGGTCATCGACTGGAACAAAGCTGCCATCATTGGGGACGAGAGACTCCTCCTCCAGGTAGGGGCCACGTGCTCGCTGCACATCCTGGGGGGGGCCGCCTGACTCCCCGGCCCCTCTGAGACACCCCCCACCCGCGTGGCAGGAAGGCCGCCCCTGCTCACGGCTCCGTGGGCCTGACGCCGGGGTCTGGccgggggggtgaggtggggaccAGAACCACAGTGAGCTGCATGGGGCACTAATGAGACTCCCCCCGCTTCCTCCCTGCAGCGGGAGCCCTaaaccccccagcacccccatcaactgcagcccccagctgcccGCTCCTCAGGGCCCACCCTTTCCGAGGAGAGCAGGAGCGAGAAGCAGCGTGTGAAGGAGGCAGGATTGGGCGCTGTGCGTCCCCCCCAACCCTGGGGGAAAGGGACCTGGCTCTGGTGCCAaagggcagtgccaggctgggctTGCACCCAGACCAGCATCATGGAGACCTGCGGGGCACCTCAGTGACTGGCGCTCAGCCAGGCCTGGCTTCTAGCTTCCTTGGCACCAAGGCACAGAGGGGTCCtacaatcccagctctgccctctgaGCTCTCTGCCCCAGAGGCACCGGCAGAGAtaggggaggggagcccagggctggggtagcagggggctgtgaggTGGGATTGGGGGCACCGGCAGATCTGGggaaggggagcccagggctggggcagcagggggctgtgggtcgggattggggggcactggcagagctgggggaggggagcccagggctggggtagcagggggctatgggtcgggattggggggcaccggcagagctgcatGCAGGTGAAACATGCCAAGCTCCTGCTTGCATTGGGCCAGCCAGATTAATGCTGCCCTTACACTGGCTTAGAAAttgtgcccctccccactggcCGGCTGGGCCCTCTCTTGggggacacccctcccccccttcggGCCCCTGCCAGGCCCCTGCGACTATTCCAGCCCGAACTCCTGGGAATGTGGCACCGTCCCCAGGCCATGCGGGGGTCCGAGAGCAGTATAGGGGGCGGGGCGGCTGtcccaccccaaacccagcctGCTGCCGGAGCCGGGGCATGTATCTGGGGCAGcaggacccagggctggggcatggctCCGGATAGTCCTGTTCCCATCTCCGCCCCGACTCACGGGGCAGGTTCAGGTCGCTCAGCGCCTGCCCACCCTGGGCCTCCCTTTTCCTCTCTGTGAAATGGGCACAATAAGACCAGTCGTGGGCGGCCACCCCGTGAATGGTACAAAGTGTGATCGTCGactctgtgggccagatcttcaaggGCTCAGCTCCCCCAGCCAGGGTCAGATTCCCTGGCCATCTCGGGGCATTGGCTGCTGAGCCCTCCCGCCCCACACCAGCCTGTGTCCCCAGAGCTGCACTTACCCAAGAGAGACCCCGGCCAGCTGGCCCCGTCCCTGGCTCTGCGGGGAGGCTCTGGGGGTCATCTTAGCCCACCACCGaccttccctcaccccccccacccggcTCTCTTCCAGATCCCGTCGATAACCCGCTCCATAGACCACGACAGAGTCCTGGCGCTCCGGCAGCAGACCCAGTTCCTGTGGGAGACCTATTTCTCCTCGGTAGAGAAAATCGTGCTGACGACCCTCGAGGCGAGTACTCCCGGCTTTGTGGGCTCCTCGGTTACAGCCATTGTCCCCTCACTcaggatgggggaagggctggTGGGGGAGACAGCGGGTCTGGTTGGTTCACCGGATCATGGAGGAGGGCAGGATATTGGCTTGAGTGGGAGAACGAGACGCTCAGCGGGGAGGAGAGGATGTCCCGGCACCTTGCTCCTTCCCCTTGGAGCATGGTGGAAGGCATTTAGGGTCTGCCCGAGACCTAGGCGCTGCTTACATCTCTCCTACGTCCTCTGAGCTTACTCTCAGAGAGGAAGAGGGGTCGGCAGTGCTGATACACCGCTGCTGGGTCAAGGGAGCTGCCACCCAGGTGAGGATCTGTGACCTGTGTGGAGGTGCAGAGCTCATCTGCTGACTCATCCTGGCCGTCGGAACAAGTGGCTCCTAtgagctgcagccctggctgtCAGATGGGTCGAGTGTCTCGGAGGGGGGCTAGGCGATCCCTGCGGGGAAATATTCTAGAGCAGCCAAGCTCAGGGGACAGCTCAAGCTGAGGTTTCGGTGATGAGGTTGTGTAGCAGTAACGACAAACCCCTGGAGGCACCACCTGCGTACAGGGGAGTTCATGCAGccatgtgcccctgccccagggcaccGCTCCATAGCTCCTGGTGTGGAGGcttgggcagggccttggggagccAGGACAGAGGTGGCCAGGTCTCAGACCCTGCTGTGGATTTTCTGGCTTGTGGATTTTCTGGCCTGAACCCAGCAGTGCAAGCTGTCTGAAAAGCACATTGGGATcctctggggtgggaggttgtaacaaggctggttctggcgggaccccatggagagtgccaattcaggacaaattgcttgaAGCAGGGCAGttccagcccaaggctggggtttctgtgcacaccaaggcaaacccaaccagcccaacagagcagactttggtctcaccccactggctgaccacaagtcacacaagcaattcccttagacactccagtttcccagaatcactaccagagccactcgttatggggatgaatagttatgaaaaccaataccccaattctctcgatcccaaaggcccaagccccagacccaggtcaataaacaaatcagatcttacccacaaatcacgctgttgccaatcctttagaatctaaaatctaaaggtttattcataaaaggaaaagatagagatgagagctagaatgggttcaatggaatcaCTGACACACAGCGATGGCAGAGTGCTTGGTTCAGGCTTGCGGCTGTGATGGAATAAATGGCAGGTTcagatcaagtctctggagaacgtccccagctgggaggggtcattcagtccttggttcagagcTTCCGTctgtagccaagtccctccagagataggaagcaggattgaagaccagatggaggagctgcagcagctttttatagtctcttcccATGTGGTGTCTCTTTctgtgtcccaaggacaagctgcccctcacatggcctggaaacacctcagccttcggtccctaggcaggtccctgcacacctggctgagtccccaggcgtgtctgccttctctcagtgggtcagttgtgtcgctgatggtccttaatgggccatccagcaggctaggcagagctgacaccaacttgtctggggtgtcccccagaagcagagcacaagtttgaaatacagacagtctagagccaatacttataactttaaatacaaaaatgatacatgcaaacagatagcataatcctaaccagcaaaccataaccttgtctgagaaaccttatttgaccccctttatacaagatttggtcccactacaggaccttggttgcaacaatgttctatacagtcccagttcaagtcaataacgtcacagaggTGCACCAGAAATGCAGCTGTTCTCTCCAGCCAGGGCACTGGAAGGAGACAAGGAGGCCAGGCCCTTGTCTAACCTCTCCCATCCCAAGTTCTGCCACACATGAATGAATAAAGCCTCCTCATCATCCCCATTGTGccggtggggaaactgaggcacagagtgacttgCTCAGGGCCGCCTGGGGTCAGCGGCAGAACCAGGAGAGACGCAGCGCCCTGGGCCCAGCCCACACTCTCTGAAGAGTTGCTGGGCTGTTCTATGCCTCTCCCAAGCTCGCCCTGGCCCAGCGAGAGGCGGGTGAGGCCGGCGGTGGCTAGCTGGGATGCGGTCTGGTCCGaggcgggaggggagagggctcCTCGGGGAGTGCGAAGGCCGCTACAGGCCGGTTATCTCTGTGCTTCATTCATCGGGCAGTTGGGGGCCCGGGCTGCACTGCGGGGGCTCAGTGGCCCTAGGAAGGAACTTTGCAGCTTCTCAGCAGTGCAGAAAAGGTCCCCAGCAGCTGCCAACCCAGCTGGTGTGGTCACCGCCTGGAGCATCAGGTGCCCAGGGAGATCAGGGTACCAGGCCGTGGTGTTACCGCCgggctgggagaggccaggctggATCCGCACGACTGGCTAAGGAACCGGCACAGGGGGCCGGGCGGTGGTGGGACCTTGGTTAGTTGGTAGCTGCCATGGCTACACCCTGTCATAGGCTAGGGCCACCTCTGGCCCCCAACCCCAGGCCTCAGGGTGGGCTCCTCAATCTGGCATGTGGCCATATCCCGGCTAGTTCGTCTCGGCTGCACCAAGATGTCATCAGAGCCCTTGGCCCTGTGTAACGGCTCCCGCTCGGCTGGGGCCCTGCACCGGCAGATCTCAGTGGGGGCTTGGGGCCTTGTGCCGGGTGCGGTACAGACCTTTCAGTGAGAGACGCAGGCCCAGGCCCACAGAGCTCCATGTAGACACAACAGGGAGCGGGGCCAGCCGGAACTGGGCGGACGACAAGGGCCCAGTGGCTCAAGCGAGCATGGCCCAGTGAGCAGTAACCGTCGCTCGCTGCCAGCCTGACCGTGGCTGTGCAGCAGTTTGGAGATCTGGGAGACCCGGGTTCGATTCCCGCTCCCCAGCCACCCAGTGTGACCCTCAGCAAGTCCCTTAGCCCACCGAGGAAGAGAGGAaggctggcccagtggttagggcatgccCCTGGGGCTCAGGCGTCCTGGGTTCTGCCCCAGACTCCACTTGTGACGCTCGCCCAGTCGTGAGCTGGGGATCATAGTGCCGTCCTGCCTCACAGGGGgctgagaggtgctcagataccatggtgatgggcgccTTGGAAGTGCCTAAGACAGACGTGTACAGATCAGTCCCAGGTGGGCTGGCACTCGGCGGCTAGCCCAGGCCACCAcgtctgccctgctgctgctgcccgtgCTGGCTAATGAAAGCTGGCTCAGCACAGCTACACCGGCCTCATGGACCCACCTCTAGAGAGGCTTGTTAACAACGCCTGGGCCTGTTACGTCAAATGAGGGGGCTCAGCCCAGCATCTGCTGCCCCGGGGTGCTGCCGCCTGGAGGAGTCTCAGGTACCCAGTGCAGGAGCCGTCTTGGGGAGCTCAAGGCAGGCTGAACAAACCCCTTTGACATGCAGATGGAGCAGGTTTGCTCTGGAGAGGAGAcgtttgtttcattttggttgtCGAGTTGATAAACCAGCCCCTAAGCCTGGCTGTTGGGTTGGACTGGAAACGCCCCAGCGGGAGTTTATTCGGGATCCacgaagggaaactgaggcgcagccACCAGGGGGCGCAGTGAGGTGGCCACTCATCTGCAGGCCCGTTAGAGCGAAATGAAAGCATGGGGAGCCCTGAATTATGGGGCAACCCTTGGAGCAATGCAGCAGCTCCCCCAACCCCCGCAGAGTTAGGGTGGGTGCTGGGGACGCCTCTCTCCAGTGCAGAGCCCAGCCTTGCTCCCTGGCGTGGGAGCCTCACCCGTTGCCCCGGACACTCTCCCCTCCGCGGCGCTGGGTAAGGTGTCCCGGGCCATGGGGCACGTTGAATTGTTCATGGTGTGTGTCTGGTCCCCGGGGCACGATGGTGAGCACAGAGCCTGCTGCCAGCTCTCCGCAGGGCCTTGAATCCCCAACTCTCGCTGCTCCGACTCGGTCCCTTGGCGTCCAGCGGCTGATCGACACCAGCTGGCCTCCCCTCCAGCCTAGACCCCTCTAGGATCAACCTTGCCCAGTCGACTGGTGACGAGAGGGGTTAACctgcgtctacactggggaaAGGTCGCGGCTGcgctggggccaggtgacacgTGTTCGCTAGCCCCAGCATAACCCACCTCTTCTCCTAACCTAGACAAACCCAGTGCggggcaggagcccagccctcCAGCCGCTAGCAGAGATTGCTGTGGTGTGTGGCCCGGCCTGCTGGTTCCCGCCCCGGGGTATATGGGGCAGGGCCGGAGGCCGGGGCAGTGCAGCGTCCACGGCTGAGCCTCGCAGGGCCCAGCCCAGGGTCAGTAACGCGGCTCCCCCGGTCCCCTCGTCGTTTTCAGATCATCCAGGACCGAATCCAGGCGCACATCAGCAGGAACCACGTGATGTGGAACGCGCAGCCGGGCGGGCTCTACGCGCTCCCCCAGTTCTCCACCAGCCTCGCCGACTTCCCCTTCTACTACTGCGCCCTGGGTAGGTGGCAGCGATGGGGAGGGGCCCGGCTCTGGGAATGGGCCCCGGGGGGCCTCAGGCCCGGCGAGGCGTCGGAGCTGGCCCTGGAGTCCCTGGTcgcccaggctgggctgggagctccCGACGGAGTAACAGCCCGTGGGCTGGGCAGAATATGCAGGGTTCCTGGATATTTCTCCTGGAGGGGCCGTGGTGCCCTCATGCTTTGGTGCAGTGAGTTACAGCGGGTGGGGTTCGCTCGGGAGCGGCCAGGACAGCGATAGCGGGGTGAAgggggggctgctggtcaggACGGGGCATCGGAGGGGGAAGACCAGTGGGTCACGCACACAGCTCTGCCGCTGCTCCGGGATCCTGaacctgcagcgccccctgctgttccagcccaGCCTGTGGCAAACGGGCTTTTCCCGCTGATGGCTTGGGAGGAGCCGGCTGGAGACTCACTCCTCAGTTAGCCCCACCCTAGAGCGCCGGGTGGGAGGGGCGGTCACGGGCCCCGTGGTGCCGGTGCCAatggatctggcccattttacagtgtccagctctgccagcccccttAGTCCCAGTGTGCCGCCCTCCCAgtcatcccagccctgggctccccatacACAGCTCCGCTGgccccctcattcctgacccgCAGCCTCCCCATGTTATCCCAGCCATGGGCTCCCCCcatctctgccagtgcccctcaatcctggcCCACAACCTCTGTTatcccaggcctgggctccccacatccagctctgctaatgcccctcaatccccccTGCTACCCCAGTCCCAGGTGCCCTTCATACTGACTTGCTCCCCTTCCTACCATTCCTTTCTTGCTGTTCCCTTTATCTCCCTTCCTACCCTGCAGCTGCTGGCCATCCCCGCCTGGAGTGGGGGCTGCTCAGCTGGTGGCAGGCTGCGGATTTACGGGAGGGGATTGTTTCCTGCAGGGATCTCTGGAGAGCACGGTTTGCTGGCGTCTCCGCCTGGTGGAGATCGGCCCTTCCACCAGCTCACTGATGCACTTTGCAGAGACACTGACCTCCCGGCCGCACCTAACCCTGCATCAGCCCCGGGGTTGGGGTTAGAACTTGTACAGTGGCGCCACATCCCCCTCGAGTTGCCGGTCCAGTGAATGGTGTTACTCCTTTAGCTAAAGTGGCAGAGGTCTGATGCGgaaggtcctgggttcaaacccAGGATGTGCCTGGTGTCACTCTCTGATTCCCAGCATGGAGGCTCCTGGTTTGTTTCAGGATCACGCTTAAAATTTCCATTCTTATTTCTAAAccagcccatcaaagggaggcaAAAATAGGGGCCTGCCTTTTTTGTGTGCTGTGTCTATCTTACGGTTTAATCATGTGGCCCATCACCCTAGTATGTgggcaccttccacataaaatctaTGGCACTAGTGACATTCCTGTTGGACATCGGTGAGTCCCTGGCATGCTCCCTTTTCAGAATCAGACCTTTTCTGGGAGGGGGTtagttttgttttcagattttatGAATTTTCCCTTTTTCCGCTGACATATGAAGAAGACCAGAAAGTCTTTTTTCCTGCTTCGTTTCCACTAGAAAGCCAGGTCTTGTCTAGCTGGAACTCTACGGGCATCACAGGAGAGTGAAGGCCGAGTgattgggaggggaaggggttttaGTCGGATTGGTCCAGACTTGGTTTTTATCACCCATCCATTGCCCAGCCAACACTTGGGAGAAAGGATGTCTCTGGTAAAGAGTGACCTCTGGTAAAGACGCCTTGGGGGGTGAAAGAAGAGCTTGACAGCCCGACCGCTCCGGCTGAGAGAGCAGGGGGcgcagagcccagcccagcgctGAGGATTGTTTTAAATCTCGGGATTTTGAAGCCAATCTCCTGATTGTGGGGGCTGACTCCTGAGCGCACAGAGCCAGCGATGCTGCGGCCCCCTTGGCTATTCCCCGTCCCCCACGGCCAGGCCCCGAGAGCGCTATGAACTCCTCTGTGCATCatctccgccccagccctgcccagctgctggccccgccCGGGCTGTTCCCCTTCCCCGCCTGGCTGCCGTGGGCCCCTTGCCCCTCAGCTTGGCCGGAGAGCGCCCGGGCCAGTCCGAGCCGGGCCGTGTGTCGTTGCAGGGCGCAGCCCAGCCAAGGAGTTCACCGCCGTCATCCAGGCCGCGTCGCCGCTGCTCTCGCAGTCCCAGCCCATCGTCAGACTCATCCTCGCGGTGGCCAAGTCCAAGTATTGTACCCAGGTACGGGCCCACCTGCCAGGGGACGCTCCTCCTCCCGGTCCCTTGGGCCTGGGCCTCTGGGCTGATCCCTGAACAAGCCCCTGGCCAGCCACAGTGGGAGCTGTGCCTCTGCaccccagggtggggctgggagaggaaacCACGGGGAGCGAGTCCAGGCCGTTCCGGGGATGGAGGCAGAGTGGTAGGGGATGGGTCCAGGCCGTACCGGGGATGGGGGATGGGTGGCGGGGTCGGTCAGGGCCGTTCCGGAGATGGGGGATGGGCGGAGGGGGTCGGTCAAGGCCGTTCCGGGGATGGGGGCTGGGCGGTGGATTTGGTCAAGGCCGTTCCGGGGATGGGGGATGGGCGGCGGGGTTGGTGAAGGCTGTTCCGGGGATGGGGGCTGGGCGGTGGGGTCGGTCAGGCCTGTTCCGGGGATGGGGGATGGGCGGCGGTGTCGGTCAAGGCTGTTCCGGgcctgggggctgggtggtgggtTCGGTCAAGGCCGTTCCGGGGATTGGGGCTGGGCGGTGGGGTCGGTCAGGCCTGTTCCGGGGATGGGGGATGGGCGGCGGTGTCGGTCAAGGCTGTTCCGGGGatgggggctgggtggtgggtTCGGTCAAGGCTGTTCCGGGGATGGGGGCTGGGCGGTGGGTTCGGTCAAGGCCATTCCGGGGATGGGGGATGGGTGGCAGGGTCAGTCCAGACCCGTCCCTCCGGGGCCCTGGGTGGGTCTGGCTGAGGTGCTGTCCCCATGGGCGTCTCTGCTCGGGCCATGCACCGTGCTGACCGGCGTGATGGTAGCCCCGGCTCTGGCCTTGGGGTGGCCGAGGCCGGTGGTGCTGGCTGGCCGTGGCTGACGGTTGGCAAAGGTCTGAGTCTGGGGCTGGTCGGGGCCGTAACCCGGCCCCGCCTGTCACCGCTGCAGATCGTGGTGCTGTGGAGCTGCGAGAAGCCCCCGCCCCCGAGGAGCCGGTGGCCGTCCGTCCCTGTGCCCTTCAGCGTCGTGGAAGGGGAACACAAGGTAGGGGGGCCCCGGGGCTGCGGCACTGCTGGaggtgggagggcagggaggagagcagtggctgggtttgggggtgggggttgcagtgGCTGGGGTttgggagtgggggtgtgtgGTCGCACTGCTGGggtttgggggttgggggtgcatgGTCGCAGTGGCTGGGATTTGGGTGTGGGGGTGCGTGGTCGCAGTGGCCGGGGTTTGGGGGTGTGTGGTCGCAGTGGCCGGTGTTTGGGGGGTGGCTTGCTGGGATTAGGGAGTGTGGTCGCAGTggctgggatttgggggtgggggtgtgtggtcGCAGTGGCCGGTGTTTGGGGGGTGGCTTGGGGATTAGGGGGTGTGGTCACAGTGGCTGGGGTTTGGGGGTAGGGGTGCGTGGTCGCAGTGGCTTGGGTTTGGGGGTGCATGGTCGCAGTGGCTGGGGTTTGGGCTTGGGGGTGTGTGGTTGCAGtggctggggtttgggggtgtGTGGTCACAGTGGACGGTGTTTGAGGGGTGGCTTGCTGGGATTAGGGGGCGTGGTCACAGTGGctgcggtttgggggtgggagggtgtggtCGCACTGGCTGGAGTTTGGGGGTGTGTGGTCGCAGTGGCTGGGATTTGGGGGGTGGCTTGCTGGGATTAGGGGGCGTGGTCACAGTGGctgcggtttgggggtgggagggtgtggtCGCACTGGCTGGAGTTTGGGGGTGTGTGGTCGCAGTGGCTGGGATTTGGGGGGTGGCTTGCTGGGATTAGGGGGCGTGGTCACAGTGGCTGGGGGGGGCACGTGGCTGGCTGGGGTTCAATTGCTTTCTCTTTGCACAGACCATGAGCAGCCGTTTCTTCCCCTACGACCTCATCCGGACGGACGCCGTGCTGAGCCTGGATGAAGACACTGTCCTATCAACCAATGAGGTGAGGGCAACGGGGGGGTCCAATAATCCCCATTGTCCCTCCTTGCAGGACGGGGGCACATCTCatagctgggggggcagggtccagGGCTCGGATAGCCCCaggggctggcttggggcagCTTCAGTCGAGCgggagaggtgggaggaggggcaccggcggagcgggggggctggggtaGGTCTGGAGGGCCCTGCGGTGCAGCGACAGAGCCGTGTACTGGACACTCACACAGCATCTGCCCGAGCTGCACCTGGCCATGTCCCACGCTGGTCATCGGCTACTCACAGCAGGTCAGACACTGGGATGCAAAAGGAAACAGCATTTGGGAACGGCCTGGGCCTGGGGAAAGCAGAAATTTCAACTCCATGCCCAAGCAGGGGCCGGAGAAGTGCTCTGATGCCGTGGTGATGGGCGACCTTATGAAAGCTGATCGC
Protein-coding regions in this window:
- the LOC102940753 gene encoding exostosin-1-like, giving the protein MTFTGMVEESCSSRRLTPVSPPRRYDSQELMQNSSFCLVPRGRRLGSFRFLEALQAACIPVLLSNGWELPFSEVIDWNKAAIIGDERLLLQIPSITRSIDHDRVLALRQQTQFLWETYFSSVEKIVLTTLEIIQDRIQAHISRNHVMWNAQPGGLYALPQFSTSLADFPFYYCALGRSPAKEFTAVIQAASPLLSQSQPIVRLILAVAKSKYCTQIVVLWSCEKPPPPRSRWPSVPVPFSVVEGEHKTMSSRFFPYDLIRTDAVLSLDEDTVLSTNEVDFAFTVWCSFPERIVGYPARSHYWDRSKGWWAYTSKWANEYSMVLTGAAFYHRYYHYLYTFYLPGSLHSMVDQMANCEDILMNFLVSAVTKLPPIKVTQKKQYKETMMQQGSKTSRWADPEHFAQRQACMNSFASWFGFMPLVHSQMRLDPVLFKDQVSILRKKYRDIERL